gcgttgtgctaacgcttccgcttacggtctacgagggtacgtagacaacactctcccctctcgttgctatgcatcaccatgatcttgcgtgtgcgtaggattttttttgaaaataactacgttccccaacaaaattttCACGTCCCAAATAATATAGTGTCATGGAACATACAACGAAACTACCAGGGCCAAATTAATGAAAATGCGATGGagtaaaattaaaaaaaattgccaTGGCCTAAATTATAAATTGGCTATGCTACCTAAAATGAACTCTATGTTCATTAATAAAGGTGCCATGCTACCCACAAAATGAAATTGCCATGGCCTAatttataaaaatgtgatgctaCCCATAGTAAAGCTACCATGACCTAATGAAAATTATCATAGACTACATAAATAGAAAATGCCATGATCTTTTAATTACCATGGCCAAAATATAGAAAAATGCCATGGCACATACAATGAAACTACCATGGAAAAAATAATAACAATTTGTCATGGGAtttttatgaaaaattaccatgaaTGCAATGCTATTTTAGTATTTTTACAAAAATGTCATGGCAATTAAGAAAAATTGCCATGCCCTAATTTATAAAAATGTGGCACTATCTATAATAAAAGTACAATGACCTAATTAAAACTACCATAGACTAATTAAATAGAAATACCATGATCTCATAATTACCATGGACAAAAAAAATCCATGCTACATACAATGAAGCTACCATGGGCCTAATTAACTATTTTGCTGTGAAAAATATAATAAAATTTGCCACGGCCTTTAAAAAAATGCCATGATCTTTAATAATATAAATGCCATGCTCTTATTAAAACTATTGCCATGTTGTTAATAAATAAAAAGTGACATGCTCTTAATAGAAAAATTCCGTGGCATTTTTACAATAAAATACCATGGCATTTGACAAAAATGTCACGGTTTTTAGAACTCTTCCCTCAATTGTGCCATGTACTATAATTAACAATTTCAAAACATGGCAAAACTTCTATAGCAAAACTATCTATAAAAATATGGCAAAAACAAATATAAAATATTGCCATGTTTTTTTAAGaaacaaaaaaatctgaatttgAAAGGTGTTTCAGCAATCAAAAAGGATTGTGAAACACGGTTTGTTAACTTGTTGCATCATCCCAAGATATGACAACAAAGCTCATCACTTATAAAAAACTACTGAAAAAGCCACTAGGTATCAAATTAACCGCGGTAGTTAGTGTATTTGATTCGAACAAAAATGGGACAAACATGTGCAAAAGTTGTGCGTGGACAGGAGCAGACATTTCCCTTGCTTAAATGTTGACAAAGTGCATCAGCAAAATACAAACCCAGAACTACATACAAAAGACATATAAAAACATGGTAGATCATAAACATTGCCACGACAATAAACATCAAAAATATGCCAAAGGGCCATAGTAGTTTAGTTGATTAGGACATGGTAGTTTCATTGATTAGGCCATGGAAAAATGTGTCTCAATTATTAGATAAAGAGAAACAAGCTAATTTTTGTTTACCCATGGCAATTTTCTCAAGAACAGTTCATGGGGGTCATGGCATCAACACCGCTACCATCGGATGGAAGCCGGGCGGCACCGACAACTCGGTGTTCGGGCGTGTTCCCCGTTGATGTTGTCGGGCGAGGAAGCCGACGGCGCCGCACGCCATGAACTGAGAAAGGGAATGGGAACAAGCACAAATGTAGCGCCCCAATGGGACCAGAGCAAACACCTCCTGGGCCATCGATCTCCGGAGGCTGGTGCACTTCCTAACCCTGATTGCCACTACGTTTTCATCTACTCGATAAGTAGGTAGTGAATGGTATAAAGAGGGGAACCGGCGGCCACCACGGCATTATCGTCAAGGGAATAGTTGCTATGAAATCACAATTTCgaacttgctgtttttattttggaggTAGAAATAAAAATCTCGAGCCACATAGTCTCGCTAAACATGCTCTaggtccccgcaaaaaaaaaaaagctctAAGTCTTTCTGTCGGACGCCATCTTTGGCTCGTACAACCTCCGGACTTACATTATTTTATCCCTACGAAAATTAATCCTCGATCAATGATTTTAGCATGTTCGATCGGCTTCATCCCGTTCGGCCGTCGGCGACGGCATCAGGCAATGTAGGCGTAAGAGTACGACCACAAACACGACACGCGATTCGAGATGCGCCACCATTTACTCCCACGCGATGCATGGAAAGAGAGCAGTAGCAGGGCGAGGACAACCGGTGCAGTGTCTAGCCGCTCCGAGAGCCTCATCATAGTCCATCCATCCAAGCCCCAGCAAGCCAGGTCACGGCCACGTGTTGGCGGCCCCCctcggcctttctcttcttttcctGCCCCAAATTGTCCCTTTCCAACCTCACACGCCTCCCAGATTCGCTAGAGCCGGGTGCGCCCAGCAGAACCGTCACCCCGCAAGGGCATCCCCGTAATTACCCCGCAGCTCCAGGGGCACTTGCGCCACCGACTCCCGTCCCTCCCTGCCAGACCCCGCTGCCGCTACGTGCACACAGCTACCCCTACTACATAGCCCAGCCAGCACTGGGCCATCATTACACCATCACTCAGTGGTGCTCTGCTCAGCTCGGCTCAGTGCTCTCCACCAGTCCGCCCCACCCCACTCCATCCCGAGCTGAGCTGAGACGACACCAGCGGCCAAGCTCCAGAcgccgacgaccgaggaggagagggtgatggaggcgcggcggcggacgttgcTGGTGGCGCTGGCGGTGCTggccctggcggcggcggcggaggggtacAACATCACCAAGATCCTGGCGGCGTACCCGGAGTACTCGCAGTTCAACAAGCTGCTGACGCAGACGCGGCTGGCGCAGGACATCAACAAGCGCCGCACCATCACCGTGCTCGTCGTGGCCAACGGCGACATGGGCAGCCTCGCCGGCGGGGGCCGCACGCTGCAGACCATCCGCCACATGCTCCAGATTCACGTCCTCGTCGACTACTACGGCGGCAAGAAGCTCCACCAGCTCGCGCATGGCGTCACCGCATGCTCCTCCATGTTCCAGGTACCGTACCCTACCAAGTTATTACCACCGACCACCCTCGTCCTCGCTCACCGCCGGCCAGCTACCCTCCCCGCTGCTGCTACACCCTGCTCTTACTACTAGAAGAGTCGCCGACAGATAGACCCAGGCCCCATCTGCCGGCGAGCTGTGCTTCTCCTCCGTCTTCGTCTCAGCTCCGAGACGGAGACGCTGACATGCGGGGACACGCTATCCTCCTGTCGGTGAGGCTGAAATTAGGGGAGTAAGTTTGTCGGCACCGTCCATGAGACAATTTTTTTAACCTTTCAACCTTAATTTAAAGTCAGTTAAGTCACTGTATTCATCATTGGACTTGGGACAGTTTTAGCTTTGAGCTTTTGAAGCTGCACTTAGCTGTAACGAACTGATTGCATCTCCTCCCAAAAAACATTTTCTATTGTAGAAAGAAAAGAGAAACGTCTATTCTTAAAACAGCAGTAGTCATCGTATGCTGTTTTTTCCTTAACAGAAACACATCTTGAATCCATTTCTGGGCCATTTTCCCAGCTGCTCCTTTGCTGCTCGCAGAAAAGCTGCACCATCGCTCAGCTGTAGCGCGGCTTCATTATTCTTCTTCCTTCTTCGCGATGCAGTAGTAGTTGGTGGTGGATGGGGTTCCGGATAGAATAGTGAAAGCTCCCATCCATGGTGCTGGATGCCCTGCCCTGCCCTGCTGCCCAAGCCACTAATCAAAGTTTAAAGCTAGAGATATACTAGTGCCAAGCAGATATGGGCCACCCAAATGGGGAATTAATGGTGTCTTTGTACTCCCATCAACAAATGATAATGTCGCTTGGCTGAAAAATACGACCCACTAACTAATTTTGGTTCGATATTGACATGACACACGTCGCTTTCGAAGCGAGGCCGGGCCGGCAATGGTTTTATGCACTGATGCGGGCGCACATGCACatgcacatgccggccagtctctcCGCTACCACTAAATTATTGGCCTGCGTGATTATGAAGCTGTCGAGTGAGTGTAGTGTAGCGTAGTGCACAACGGTCGCCGTGAGTCGATCAAGTGGCCTTTCTTTCTGCCGATTTTATGGGTCAATCATCGACCCGTCGAATCCCTCGACTAGCGGGTCATTTGAAAATGATGGGAATTGGATCTCCCCAGGCTGGATCTCGCCGTTTTTAAACTAGTTTAAACCTTGGAGTGATAGATAAGATTGCCTCTTTGTAACGAAGTGGAGAGCGTGTATGTTGCCGGCTTGCTGTCGAGTCAACAACCCACTGGTTGCTTCAGTTTGTCTTTTTGATTGAGGCCAAAACACTGTACTCCACGTTTGTAATAATAATTTTGTGATTACTGCACATTTGCCATGAAGATGGCCTACTAATTGGAGTACTAGCTAGTGTACACATTTGCCACGGAATTCACTAACTCCAAAAGTAATTGGTTGTTATTAAGCGCCGAATTTAATGGATCACCATGAACAAAACATGGACAATCCTTTCCTACTGGCTATTGTATCTCTGTCTGAAAACATGGGCATGAAGTTGGTGAGCTCAATAATTTGGTTCGTGCAGCATCAgctagctacatgaattcccatcaATTCAGCTGCAAATGCTTAATTATGATCTTCTTGCTAGTACGAAACCTTTCTAGCTAGTACTCCTTGTTCGTTGCAATTAACTGAAATGGGTTAATGGTCGTGGTGCAGGAGTCCGGCGCGGCCCCCGGCATGTCCGGGTACGTGAACATCACGCAGCACCGGGGCGGCAAGGTGACGTTCACGGCGGAGGACGCGGAGGACAGCGCGCCGTCCTCCGCCTTCGTCAAGTCCGTCAAGGAGATCCCCTACGACCTGGCGGTGCTCCAGATCAGCAAGGTGCTGGCCTCGCCGGAGGCCGAGGCGCCCGTGGCGGCGCCGGCGCCCGTCAACATCACCGAACTGCTCTCCAAGAAGTACTGCAAGAGCTTCGCGGGCCTGCtggccgccgacgccgacgcctaCAGCACCATCAACGCCACCAAGGACAACGGGCTCACCCTCTTCTGCCCCGTCGACTCCGCCGTCGCCTCCTTCATGCCCAAGTACAAGAACCTGACGGCCAAGGGCCGGACGGCCATCCTGCTCTACCACGCCGTGCCGGACTACTACTCGCTGCAGCTGCTCACCTCCAACAGCGGCAAGGTGAGCACGCTCGCCACCTCCAACGTCGCCAAGAAGGACTACAGCTTCGACGTGGAGAAGGACGGCGAGACCGCGGAGCTCGACACCAAGGTGAACTCGGCGTCGGTCACCTACACCATCAAGGACGACGACCCGCTCGCCGTCTACGCCATCTCCAAGTTCCTGCAGCCCAAGGAGCTGTACAAGATCGCCAAGGACATCGCCCCCGCGCCGGcgcccgaggcccccaagaagaagaagaccaccaaGAAGAAGCCCTCTGCGGCCGCCTCGCcctcggacgacgacgacgactccaCCGCGGACTCGCCCGACGACTCCTCGTCTGACGACGCCACCGCCGACAAGGACGGCGCCGCGCCGTCCGCGGTCGCCGGGTGGGTGACGGCCGCGGTGGCCGTGGCCTCGGCGCTGGCATTGGCAGCTTAATAAGGTGTGTGAACTAGTGTGTTTTTGTGCTGAGTTCTCCGAAAATTCGTGGCCCTTGTTATTTATCGCGAAAAATAAGAAGGCCATTTCATTCATATTTATTACCGCATGTCCTGAAGAAAAAGAAGGAAAAAGACAGGAATTTCCGGGTTTTTGTTGTGATGATCATTTTGTAATGATAGTGGTCAATGGGACTGGAATGTGTGTTTGTGTTTATAATACTACTCCTATATATGAAAGACATCCTGGAGCTTAGAGTGATGTACAATTTTTTTAGTTCTACCACTCAACTTTTGCCTTCTTTAAGCTGTTCATGGCGAACTTTCCCTAGCGACTCGTCAACTTTCACAGAGAAGCGGAGCTTGCCATGTGATCGGTTGATTAACTTTGCTTGTTCGGCTTGTAAAGGGCACGATGTTGTACCCCTTTGCTCCTACAAGAGCATCCTTAGGGTTTCTGGCGCCTCACGCTGGCACCGTGGCCGGTCTACCTCATCTCTTAGAGCGATGCCACGGAGGCGTGAGGCACCGTGGCTGGTTTACCTCTTATGGTCTTAGGGCGTCAGGGCGATGCCACGGAGACGTGGACCTTTGCTTACGAAGGGCTTCGTTTTTAGGTGATTTTGTGAGTTTTATTAGCGTTTGTGTCGTGCTTAAAGAGATGGGATGACGGTGACTCTGAAGATGAAATAGCGTCTCTGAATGGTTTGTGGAGGTTTGTCTTCGCTAATCTCATGGGATTCAGTCGGCATTTGTTTTCGGTGGATCCGATCTTCATTCGTCTTTATTCATGTGTCTATAGGTTGGACCCATCCGATCTACGTGTCTCTTCATTGGCAACAGTTCTTGTTCCGGTGCATTGATCCTATGTGGCCTTTATTCATGTGTCTATAGATTTTCCTACTTTCTACTACAATAAAGTTTTTGCGACTCCATGAGGGAGGAGGGTCAATGACAGCGGCACGTCTTCGGATTGCTCCAATGCTTGTAGTCGTCGTTAAATAGTCTACGGACATTGAAGAAAGCCTCCTCTTTCTAGCGACAACTACAAATATTGGAGCTCCTTGGAAATTAGTGCGAGCTCTATTTCCTTTTGCTTGACCTCCACTTTCTTGGCTCTTGACCGGTCATTGACATCATCGAGCTCGAGCTTCTTTTTTTTGTATTTCAAAGAAGTTCTTCGCCGCCTCCTCTTTCTCTTGGCGcttcctctcttctctctctttcctcttctactTGACACCTCTTTTGAGTTATAAACCTCTTTAATGTTTCTAGCAGGATGAGTGTCGAATCATCATGCTTTTAATCTAGCTTGGAGTTGGTCTTCACCCTCAGTCTCCTCTCACTTGGGTGGACGTCCGATGACCACCCCACCTTTTTTGGGACGTATATTGGTCTTTTTGCTTTTCACAATCTTTGTTTGTCATCCAACAATGAGTCTAAGGTAAATGGCTTgccccatcactagtagaaaaacacctaatagtcccggtttataagggcctttagtcccggttcatgaaccaggactaatgggccatTACTAATACcttcacccattagtcccggttcaaaccagaaccgggaccaatgtgcctccacgtggccctgtgcaccGAGCCCAgtgagggggcctttggtcccggttggtggctccaactgggaccaaaaggcatccatgcgtcagcattccagtggctgggttttttttgaaaggaggggaggttggggattttggggggttaatttaggtgtttcatatattgtgttagctagctaattaatagagagaagtgtcctctcttatgtccgtgcttggtcgacgctacgtactatatatacataagtgatcgagagaaccattcagtacagaagttcgtcatgcataccgagagaagtgatcgatcgacctctccttccttgagagattggtcgaacaacaagttttcgtatcatgtatccgacgctactggctacatatatgtacaatatgtataagatctcttaattacaaacccctagcatttgaaatcaatttccacatggtattctccggctttactgatgacgtggtcaagaaagaatcccgccaattcctcttgaattgctttcatgcgatctggttctaggagttcatcccgcatctgccacgtctaatttgaagaagggggttaattaatacatatatatgaatgaaactcaatagaaatgatggtgtaatgaaatgaaattgtgaatattattgcttacgcacttcatattgtcttctagagtagccccgcttgtttttcaaagtcgcggtgtggatgaactcgcacacgtagtatccacagaaatca
Above is a window of Triticum dicoccoides isolate Atlit2015 ecotype Zavitan chromosome 5B, WEW_v2.0, whole genome shotgun sequence DNA encoding:
- the LOC119310965 gene encoding fasciclin-like arabinogalactan protein 2, whose product is MEARRRTLLVALAVLALAAAAEGYNITKILAAYPEYSQFNKLLTQTRLAQDINKRRTITVLVVANGDMGSLAGGGRTLQTIRHMLQIHVLVDYYGGKKLHQLAHGVTACSSMFQESGAAPGMSGYVNITQHRGGKVTFTAEDAEDSAPSSAFVKSVKEIPYDLAVLQISKVLASPEAEAPVAAPAPVNITELLSKKYCKSFAGLLAADADAYSTINATKDNGLTLFCPVDSAVASFMPKYKNLTAKGRTAILLYHAVPDYYSLQLLTSNSGKVSTLATSNVAKKDYSFDVEKDGETAELDTKVNSASVTYTIKDDDPLAVYAISKFLQPKELYKIAKDIAPAPAPEAPKKKKTTKKKPSAAASPSDDDDDSTADSPDDSSSDDATADKDGAAPSAVAGWVTAAVAVASALALAA